The stretch of DNA ATAATTCCAGCGACAACCTTTGGGTCTATTATCAGACCAACGAGATCACTGCTGGTATCCGCCATCCGCGCACGACGATCGACGCGTGGACGCTGCGTCACGGCATTGTCGATGACGCCGGTCGACCGCTACTCCTGCGCCTTTCGCAGCTACGCAAGACCCACAAGGCCCTGTGGTACCTCAAGACCGAAGGGCACATGGCCCGCTTCGCTGTTGGTCATACCGTCGAGATCGCGGCACGACACTACGCCGATATTCCGGCACTCAGACCGCTGCATGAGCAGGCCGTGGCGGACGCCCTCGAAGAAGCGCTGACCGGCCCGAGGATCCTTCCTCCTCCCGACGAGGAGCGTCTGCGCGGCGCGTTGGCGAGCCCCGCGCCGGATGATGAAGGCGTCTCGCGCGCACTTCTCGACGGCGAACAGGACGTCTGGCTTGCCAGCTGCGGCAACTTCTATTCCAGTCCCTTTGCATCTGCCGGTACCGCGTGCCCCACACCCTTCTGGGGTTGCCTCGATTGCCGCAACGCGGTCATCACCGCGCGCAAGCTGCCCGCCATCCTCGCGTTCCTCTCCTTCGTCGATGATCAGCGAGCCGGCCTGAGCGCGGCCGACTGGGCAGCCAAGTTCGGCCATGCCCGTGACCGGATTGTTCAGCAGATCCTGCCTGCCTTCGGCGACGACGTTGTGGCAAGGGCCCGGGTGCAGGTCGCGGCCGAACCTCCCACGGTCTATCTGCCGCCCGAGGCCCGCGCATGACGGCTCTTCAGCTTCTGGCGGAGGGCGGCGATGAACGTAATGCCCTCCCGGTGCTCCTGTCCGCACCGCTGCGCACCGGCTTCGATCGCGCGCATATCTCGCGATACGGCGATCCGGTCTGGGATCTGGCTCCCGGCGTGTTTCGCGACAACGCCCGGCGCTGCCATATCACGGTACATTTTGACGGTATCGACGACCCATCCATCGCCGATGCCCTGCGCCAGATTCTTCATGCGCGTCTCAATGTCGATCTACCCGGCCACCGTTCACGGCTTGAGCCGGCGGGGGTGCGCGGCGAGGCCAACCGGACCTTGCGCTTTTTCGACTTCGTGAAGGCAGAGCTGGGTCGTTTCGATCTCGGCCGGGTCGATCAGCCTTTGGCCGATCGGTACGCCCGCTCTTTGCGCCTTGCCGGGCTGCGTCCGGCTGCAGTCGCTACCCGGCTGCGCGTGATCTTCGACCTGCACGAGTTGCGCCACCATCTGACGACCGCACGCCTATCCTTTGAGCCATGGCCCGGCCGCAGCCCGTTTTCGGTGGCGGGAGCAAAGCATATCGCCGGAGAGAACCGGACGCCGCGCATTCCGGAAGCGATCATCACCCCGCTGCTCGCCTGGTCGCTGCGCTACGTGACCTGCTATGCAGATGACATCCTCGCCGCGCGGGCGGAACTCGATCGCCTCGAAGCAACGCGCGACCGTCTGGTTGCCGCTGAGGCGGGTCTTGATCATGCGGATCGACGGTCGCGGCAACGCCAACGCCTCAACACCTATATTGCCGCCTTGCGGCGACAACGGCGCGGGATTCCGATCTGGACCACCCCACACAACGGCACAACGCGGACAGATCTGCAAAGCAGCGAAGTCACGCCGCCGATCAACTACCACCTGATCCACCTCCATGCCGGCATCGATGCGCAGGCCGAACCTGCCATGCACCTTGGCCTCACCACCGGCGCGCCGGACCTCATTGCCGCCGTCATCGCAGAACTCGGCACCGAGGTCGGCGGGATGGATACGCCCATTTCGGCCGATCCCGATACTGGCCTGCCCTGGCGCACCCGCTTCGATGCCAAGGTCCTGGCTCTCGAAGAGGTCATGCTGCAGTCGGCAGCCTACGTCGTTTGTGCCTATCTCTCAGGCATGCGGGACAGCGAGATCCAGGCGATGAAGCGGGGATGCCTGTCCGTCACCAGATCAGAAGACGGTGCGATCTTGCGGCATCGCATCAAGTCCACCGCTTACAAGGGCAAGCGCGGAGGCGGCGAGGAGACCGAGTGGGTCACGATCGCACCAGTTGCCGAAGCCATCGCCGTCCTCGAACGGCTTTCCGCGCGGGCGAGCCTAGCGCGCGGGACAACGACTTTGTGGCCGGTCCTCGCGCTTCGGGTAAACACCAAGACGCATGTTTCTGCGGAGATCGTCCGGCAACTCAACCGATTTCGCGATCATCTCAACGACCGGTTCGGAACGGCGCAGGCACCGATCATTCCTGCCGGCCCCAATGGCGCGCCCTGGCGTCTGACCACACGCCAGTTTCGCCGGACCATTGCCTGGCACATCGCCAACCGGCCCTTTGGAACGATTGCCGGCATGATCCAGTACAAGCACGCCAGCGTTGCGGCGTTCGAAGGCTATGCCGGCAGCAGCCGGTCCGGATTTCGGGGAGAGATCGAAGCCCAGCGCGCGCTTGGCCAGATCGACGATATCCTCGTCTACTTCGACGATCGGCAAGGTGGTGCGCGCCTTGGCGGACCTGCCGCGAACAGGATCGGAGCCGCACTCGATACTGCCGCCCACGAGTTGGCGCCGCTACCCGCCATGATTGCCGACCGGCCACGCCTACGGACGATGCTCGGCAGTCTCGCGCGGACATTGCATGTCGGCCCGCTGGCCGATTGCTTCTTTGATCCGGCAACTGCCCTGTGCCTCAACCGCATTTCGGAACCGGGTGCGACCGGCCCAATGATCGCCATGTGCGAGCCGGTCCGCTGCCCCAATGCCTGTATTGCCGAACGGCATCGCCCGGCCTGGCAGCGCGGAGCTGACGAGGCGCGGCTGTTGCTGCGCGAGAAGCGGCTTCCAGAACCGCAGCGGGTAACGCTTCAGGCCGAGGTGGCAAGGATTGAGCGTGTCCTCGAACAGATCGCGCCCAGTGCCGCCACACCTAGGACCGGTGTGGCAGGAGAGGGAGAGGAGGCCGGTTTTCGGGTGACGGGCTGAAGGTGCGGAAGAGAGTTTCCCTCCGCCCGTCGTGGAGACCCGCCATGTCCCGATCCCACCCTGTGACGCCGCGAGCCGACGTCTATTCGCGCATCACCACCGAGATTGTCTCTGCCATCGAAGCAGGCGCCGACGACTGGCGCATGCCTTGGCACCATGATGGCGCTGCCACGACCAGGCCGCAGAACGTCACCTCCCGCCGCCGCTATCGCGGTGTCAATGTGCTGGCGCTTTGGATTGCCGCTGAAGCCAGCAGCTATTCCAGTGGTCTTTGGGGGACCTATCGCCAGTGGGCAGCTCTTGGTGCACAAGTCCGCAAGGGTGAGCGCGGAACCACCGTCGTGTTCTGGAAGCAGGCTGCATCGCGCGCCGTTGATGATCATGACGACGGCGAAGCCGGCCCCGGCCGCATGTTCGCCCGGGCCTTCACCGTGTTCAACCTCGCACAGGTCGAGGGCTATGAGCCCGCTCCTGTCGCGGTATTGACCGAGAGCGAGCGGTTCGAACATGCCGAGGCATTCGTGGCGGCTCTGAAGATTCCGATCACCGAAGGCGCCTACGATGCGCACTACCGGATCGATCTCGATCACATCTTCATGCCAACCTTTTCCGCGTTTCGGGATGCAACGGCGCAGATGGGCACCCTTCTGCACGAAGCCGGCCACGCTACGGGCGCAAAGCACAGGCTCGACCGCAATTTTGCCGAGAGGTTCAAGCGCGACAGTCTGGCGATTGAGGAGATCTGCGCCGAACTGACAGCTTCGTTTGTGCTCGCCGACCTCGGGATCGCCCACCATCCGCGCGCCGATCATGCCGCATACGTGGCATCGTGGTTGCGCGTGCTGAAGGACGACCCTCGCGCCATCTTCACCGCCGCAAGCAAGGCACAGGCCGCAGCCGACTGGATGCACGCCCAGCAACCTCAGCCCGAGGAGCTGGCGGCATGACGTGCGTCCGGAAAATTGGCGGTGGAAGTCAGATTAGGGCTGGACTGTCAGGATATGTCGCCTCACTTTGCCAGGCAACGCTGTGCGCCGAATACGGCCTGCCCAACGAACTCCACG from Novosphingobium aromaticivorans DSM 12444 encodes:
- a CDS encoding integrase, which produces MTALQLLAEGGDERNALPVLLSAPLRTGFDRAHISRYGDPVWDLAPGVFRDNARRCHITVHFDGIDDPSIADALRQILHARLNVDLPGHRSRLEPAGVRGEANRTLRFFDFVKAELGRFDLGRVDQPLADRYARSLRLAGLRPAAVATRLRVIFDLHELRHHLTTARLSFEPWPGRSPFSVAGAKHIAGENRTPRIPEAIITPLLAWSLRYVTCYADDILAARAELDRLEATRDRLVAAEAGLDHADRRSRQRQRLNTYIAALRRQRRGIPIWTTPHNGTTRTDLQSSEVTPPINYHLIHLHAGIDAQAEPAMHLGLTTGAPDLIAAVIAELGTEVGGMDTPISADPDTGLPWRTRFDAKVLALEEVMLQSAAYVVCAYLSGMRDSEIQAMKRGCLSVTRSEDGAILRHRIKSTAYKGKRGGGEETEWVTIAPVAEAIAVLERLSARASLARGTTTLWPVLALRVNTKTHVSAEIVRQLNRFRDHLNDRFGTAQAPIIPAGPNGAPWRLTTRQFRRTIAWHIANRPFGTIAGMIQYKHASVAAFEGYAGSSRSGFRGEIEAQRALGQIDDILVYFDDRQGGARLGGPAANRIGAALDTAAHELAPLPAMIADRPRLRTMLGSLARTLHVGPLADCFFDPATALCLNRISEPGATGPMIAMCEPVRCPNACIAERHRPAWQRGADEARLLLREKRLPEPQRVTLQAEVARIERVLEQIAPSAATPRTGVAGEGEEAGFRVTG
- a CDS encoding ArdC family protein; translation: MSRSHPVTPRADVYSRITTEIVSAIEAGADDWRMPWHHDGAATTRPQNVTSRRRYRGVNVLALWIAAEASSYSSGLWGTYRQWAALGAQVRKGERGTTVVFWKQAASRAVDDHDDGEAGPGRMFARAFTVFNLAQVEGYEPAPVAVLTESERFEHAEAFVAALKIPITEGAYDAHYRIDLDHIFMPTFSAFRDATAQMGTLLHEAGHATGAKHRLDRNFAERFKRDSLAIEEICAELTASFVLADLGIAHHPRADHAAYVASWLRVLKDDPRAIFTAASKAQAAADWMHAQQPQPEELAA